From Bordetella flabilis, the proteins below share one genomic window:
- the ribB gene encoding 3,4-dihydroxy-2-butanone-4-phosphate synthase: MSLAPSHTAVPDPRYPAIASQPFPMRLARALHHMRLGRPVILMDDFDRENEADLIVAADKITVPVMAQLIRDCSGIVCLCLDDETLERMALPPMVARNESRHGTAFTVSIEAREGVTTGVSAQDRVTTIRAAIAPHAKAGDVVSPGHVFPLRAQPGGVLARRGHTEGSVDLAVLAGLRPAAVLCELMNDDGTMARGAAIERYAAKHGLVALTIAELADYRRALARQDSEVPVEVASAA, from the coding sequence ATGTCCCTAGCACCTTCCCACACCGCCGTTCCGGATCCCCGCTATCCGGCCATCGCGTCGCAACCGTTCCCCATGCGCCTGGCGCGCGCGCTGCACCACATGCGCCTGGGCCGTCCCGTCATCCTGATGGACGACTTCGATCGCGAGAACGAAGCCGATCTGATCGTCGCCGCCGACAAGATCACCGTGCCCGTCATGGCGCAGCTCATCCGCGATTGCAGCGGCATCGTCTGCCTGTGCCTGGATGATGAAACCCTGGAGCGCATGGCGCTGCCGCCCATGGTCGCGCGCAACGAAAGCCGCCATGGCACGGCCTTCACCGTATCGATCGAAGCGCGCGAAGGCGTCACCACGGGCGTGTCCGCGCAGGACCGCGTCACCACGATACGCGCGGCCATCGCGCCCCACGCCAAAGCCGGCGACGTCGTCAGCCCGGGGCATGTGTTCCCGTTGCGTGCCCAGCCGGGCGGCGTGCTGGCGCGGCGCGGCCATACGGAAGGCTCCGTGGATCTGGCGGTATTGGCCGGACTGCGGCCGGCGGCCGTGCTGTGCGAACTGATGAACGACGATGGCACCATGGCCCGTGGCGCGGCGATCGAACGCTACGCCGCCAAGCACGGCCTGGTCGCGCTGACCATCGCTGAACTGGCTGACTACCGCCGTGCCCTGGCCAGGCAGGACAGCGAAGTCCCGGTCGAAGTGGCCTCCGCGGCCTGA
- the panE gene encoding 2-dehydropantoate 2-reductase produces the protein MRMLFLGAGGTGGYFGGRAAEAGADVTFLLRDARAAQVREQGLRIRSPRGDSTVRPKVVTTQTLSGHYDVIVLSCKAYDLRSAVQAIAPAMGPGSVILPIMNGMAQYDVLDHAFGAHRVLGGLCQINATLGPEGEVIHMGSHCGFIFGERTGEPRSARCVALEAALAEANFSSRLSTAIHQDSWEKYVFLCTLAAGTCLMRGSVGEIASTADGQAVMAALLGEAQAVSAAAGYRVRPEADAAARKLFSDAQSPATASMFRDLQQGSRVEADHVVGDMIARGVATGVATPYLRVAYAHLQVYQNRVQPRQA, from the coding sequence ATGCGGATGTTGTTTCTCGGCGCCGGGGGCACGGGCGGCTATTTCGGCGGGCGCGCGGCGGAAGCCGGCGCCGACGTGACCTTCCTGCTGCGCGATGCGCGCGCGGCCCAGGTACGCGAGCAGGGTCTGCGCATACGCAGCCCGCGCGGGGACAGTACGGTGCGGCCGAAGGTCGTGACCACGCAGACGCTGAGCGGCCATTACGACGTGATCGTGCTCAGCTGCAAGGCTTACGACCTGCGCAGCGCCGTGCAGGCGATCGCCCCCGCCATGGGGCCGGGTTCCGTCATCCTGCCCATCATGAACGGCATGGCGCAATACGATGTGCTGGATCACGCCTTCGGCGCCCATCGGGTGCTGGGCGGCCTGTGCCAGATCAACGCCACGCTGGGTCCGGAAGGCGAAGTCATCCACATGGGTTCGCACTGCGGATTCATCTTCGGCGAGCGTACCGGTGAGCCGCGCAGCGCACGCTGCGTGGCGCTCGAGGCAGCGCTTGCCGAGGCCAATTTCTCTTCGCGGTTGAGCACGGCGATCCACCAGGACAGCTGGGAGAAGTACGTGTTCCTGTGCACCCTGGCCGCGGGTACCTGCCTGATGCGTGGCTCCGTGGGCGAGATCGCGTCCACCGCGGACGGCCAGGCGGTGATGGCGGCGCTGCTGGGCGAGGCGCAGGCAGTGTCGGCAGCGGCCGGCTATCGGGTGCGGCCGGAGGCGGACGCGGCGGCACGCAAGCTGTTTTCCGACGCGCAGTCCCCTGCGACCGCGTCGATGTTCCGCGACCTGCAGCAGGGTTCGCGGGTGGAAGCCGACCATGTGGTGGGCGATATGATCGCCCGCGGCGTCGCGACCGGCGTCGCCACGCCGTATTTGCGCGTGGCTTATGCGCACCTGCAGGTCTATCAGAACCGCGTGCAGCCACGGCAAGCCTGA
- a CDS encoding SET domain-containing protein, giving the protein MTEEISKPWHVVRRSPLHGNGVFAARKIPAGTRILEYTGERISPKEADRRHPTNPDDPFHTFFFSLTSGKVIDGGVDGNDARWINHSCEPNCEAQEGRAGKRVYIVALRDLKRGEELFYDYGLVMDGKITKSLKEGYKCLCGAATCRGTMLALPKKKKKKA; this is encoded by the coding sequence ATGACCGAAGAAATCTCCAAACCCTGGCACGTCGTGCGCCGCTCCCCCTTGCACGGCAACGGCGTGTTCGCCGCCCGCAAGATCCCGGCGGGCACGCGCATCCTCGAATACACGGGCGAACGCATCAGCCCCAAGGAAGCGGACCGCCGCCATCCGACGAATCCGGACGATCCCTTCCATACCTTCTTCTTCTCGCTGACCTCCGGCAAGGTGATCGACGGCGGCGTCGACGGCAACGACGCGCGCTGGATCAACCACAGCTGCGAGCCGAACTGCGAAGCGCAGGAAGGGCGCGCCGGCAAGCGGGTGTATATCGTGGCGCTGCGCGACCTCAAGCGTGGCGAGGAGTTGTTCTACGACTACGGGCTGGTGATGGACGGCAAGATCACCAAGTCGTTGAAGGAAGGGTACAAGTGCCTGTGCGGCGCCGCCACCTGTCGCGGCACCATGCTGGCGTTGCCCAAGAAAAAGAAAAAGAAAGCCTGA
- a CDS encoding nuclear transport factor 2 family protein, with the protein MKLRTLLATALLLTAACAAGVAHAAPPANNKELVLAFFRMMFLEKNVDKAMQAYVDKGLIQHDPYLPDGADAMGDFFTSYFEQHPQANAEIKLVIAEGDLVMVQSLWKESPEDTGQALVDIFRAQNGKIVEHWAVSQDIPENPANRNTMF; encoded by the coding sequence ATGAAGCTCAGAACCCTCCTCGCCACCGCCTTGCTCCTGACGGCCGCATGCGCGGCCGGCGTGGCGCACGCGGCGCCGCCGGCCAACAACAAGGAGCTGGTGCTGGCGTTTTTCCGGATGATGTTTCTGGAAAAGAACGTCGATAAAGCCATGCAGGCCTATGTGGACAAGGGACTGATCCAGCATGACCCGTATCTGCCGGACGGCGCCGACGCCATGGGTGATTTTTTCACGTCGTATTTCGAGCAGCATCCGCAGGCGAACGCCGAGATCAAGCTGGTGATCGCCGAAGGCGACCTGGTGATGGTGCAGTCCTTGTGGAAGGAGTCCCCGGAGGACACCGGCCAGGCCCTGGTCGATATATTCCGCGCGCAGAACGGCAAGATCGTCGAGCATTGGGCGGTCAGCCAGGACATCCCGGAGAATCCGGCGAACCGCAACACCATGTTCTGA
- a CDS encoding nucleoside 2-deoxyribosyltransferase has protein sequence MTASGRAYTLYLAGFDVFRPDAVAYGESLKAMCRQHGIEGLYPLDNAGPAELRDRALAAWIYRSNIALIQRADGVLANLNPFRGAEPDSGTAFEVGYAVALGKPVWAYTRQAGSIVDQVAVAKSADGTRHVDAGGYTVEDFGMNLNLMLACSATVVVGDAAACLARVARDIGGGRQ, from the coding sequence ATGACGGCTTCCGGGCGCGCTTATACCTTGTATCTGGCGGGCTTCGACGTCTTCCGGCCCGACGCCGTCGCGTACGGCGAATCGCTCAAGGCGATGTGCCGGCAACACGGAATCGAAGGCCTGTATCCCCTGGATAATGCCGGCCCGGCGGAATTGCGCGATCGCGCCCTGGCGGCATGGATATACCGGAGCAATATCGCGCTGATCCAGCGTGCCGACGGCGTCCTGGCGAACTTGAACCCTTTTCGGGGCGCGGAACCGGATTCCGGCACGGCCTTCGAAGTAGGTTATGCCGTGGCGCTGGGCAAGCCGGTCTGGGCGTATACGCGCCAGGCCGGCTCCATCGTCGATCAGGTGGCCGTGGCGAAATCCGCGGACGGGACGCGGCATGTCGACGCCGGCGGGTACACGGTGGAAGACTTCGGGATGAACCTGAACCTGATGCTGGCATGCAGCGCCACGGTCGTCGTGGGCGATGCGGCGGCCTGCCTGGCACGCGTCGCGCGGGATATCGGCGGCGGGCGGCAGTAG
- a CDS encoding Lrp/AsnC family transcriptional regulator, with the protein MHLDKFDLAILRVLQDNARASLNEIGAAVGLSSTPCWNRIKRMETAGVIRGYTVNIDPAALGFMDTVIVHVTLESHSEETLYEFGRALAQIPEVLEAFLVSGDYDYYIRIAVRDTRDYERLLREQLYRIPGIRHSKSSFVLRRLKESMLPLMPPAPI; encoded by the coding sequence ATGCATCTGGACAAGTTCGATCTCGCCATATTGCGTGTCCTCCAGGACAATGCGCGCGCCAGCCTGAACGAGATCGGCGCGGCCGTGGGGCTGTCCTCGACGCCGTGCTGGAACCGCATCAAGCGCATGGAAACTGCGGGGGTGATCCGCGGCTACACCGTCAACATCGATCCGGCGGCGCTGGGCTTCATGGACACCGTCATCGTGCACGTGACGCTGGAAAGCCACAGCGAAGAAACCCTGTATGAGTTCGGGCGCGCGCTGGCGCAGATCCCGGAAGTGCTGGAAGCCTTCCTGGTCTCCGGCGACTACGACTACTACATACGCATCGCCGTGCGCGATACCCGCGACTATGAAAGGCTGCTGCGCGAACAGCTGTACCGCATACCGGGCATAAGACACAGCAAGTCGAGCTTCGTCCTGCGCCGGCTGAAGGAATCGATGCTGCCGCTGATGCCACCCGCACCGATATAA
- a CDS encoding alpha/beta hydrolase: MSCDSEIAARRPTLPADAASAAIPDTPPCRVRFYGRRSPGSPAPLVVHFHGGAFVSGSVDRDSIVARLLADAGAVVVSVDYPLAPDHPFPSPVEKAYATLCWLHHHRARLAGKGAALFVAGEEAGGNIAASVALMARDRLGPPLAGQILFSPLLDASMGTASMRCAQGTPAGTEWADGWKQYLACPCDVCHPYATPAAGTRFAGLPPLLLLSGPHDPLRDEGRSYASRLRAAGVPATRAVLEEATLWTPAAEAQGAAPSTAGLEAVRARLFSFLVTQPGRPARADRASAS, encoded by the coding sequence ATGTCCTGTGATTCAGAAATCGCCGCGCGGCGGCCGACGCTGCCTGCCGATGCGGCCTCCGCGGCGATCCCCGATACGCCCCCCTGCCGCGTCCGGTTCTATGGCAGGCGCAGCCCGGGCAGCCCGGCGCCGCTGGTCGTGCACTTTCACGGCGGCGCCTTCGTGTCCGGATCGGTGGACCGGGATTCCATCGTCGCGCGTTTGCTGGCCGACGCGGGCGCGGTCGTGGTGTCCGTGGACTATCCGCTGGCGCCGGACCACCCCTTTCCTTCGCCGGTAGAGAAGGCGTACGCCACGCTGTGCTGGCTGCACCACCATCGGGCGCGGCTGGCCGGCAAGGGCGCCGCGCTGTTCGTGGCGGGCGAGGAAGCAGGCGGCAATATCGCCGCCTCGGTGGCCTTGATGGCCCGCGATCGCCTGGGGCCGCCCCTGGCCGGACAGATCCTGTTTTCGCCCCTGCTCGATGCGAGCATGGGCACGGCCTCGATGCGCTGTGCCCAGGGAACGCCCGCCGGGACGGAATGGGCCGATGGGTGGAAACAATACCTGGCCTGTCCCTGCGACGTCTGCCACCCGTATGCGACCCCCGCGGCCGGCACGCGTTTCGCCGGCTTGCCGCCCCTGCTGCTGCTGAGCGGACCGCATGATCCCCTGCGCGACGAGGGGCGCAGCTATGCCTCGCGGCTGCGCGCCGCCGGCGTCCCGGCGACGCGGGCCGTCCTGGAGGAAGCGACGCTCTGGACCCCTGCTGCCGAAGCCCAGGGCGCGGCCCCATCGACCGCGGGTCTGGAAGCCGTGCGCGCCCGTCTTTTCAGCTTTCTCGTCACGCAGCCGGGCCGCCCGGCGCGGGCGGACCGCGCCTCGGCGTCCTGA
- a CDS encoding LysR family transcriptional regulator, protein MSLTVRQLEIIRAVSVHGSVTEAASALGISQPAISLMLRDCASHAGFPFFVRKHGRLQATRETQVILAELNRIFDSIERVNRLMDDMREMTVGTVQVAAVPTLADNLLAPTIAEFQKSWPHIQISVFTLDNLGVFENVVQERVDFGLGLSPLHHRDGRMVEGRMSDLCASELVCVVHPDSPLATRESVTPADLAPYPLISFGKTQPLGALIEESFQRAGVVRRIALEVTLTSVACSLARSGAGAAIIDPFHLWAPRDYGVVTLRYRPRTEVKAQMLLPNNTPLSRSARLFVSALHRTVRERGFAWESDGSPAGTVGDHSC, encoded by the coding sequence ATGTCGCTTACCGTTCGACAGCTGGAAATCATCCGTGCCGTCAGCGTCCATGGCTCGGTGACCGAGGCGGCCAGCGCGCTCGGCATTTCCCAGCCGGCCATCAGCCTGATGCTGCGGGACTGCGCTTCGCATGCGGGCTTTCCTTTTTTTGTACGCAAGCATGGAAGGCTCCAGGCCACGCGGGAGACGCAGGTCATCCTGGCCGAACTCAATCGCATCTTCGACAGCATCGAACGCGTCAACCGTTTGATGGACGATATGCGGGAGATGACCGTCGGCACGGTGCAGGTCGCGGCGGTGCCCACCCTGGCCGACAATCTGCTGGCGCCGACCATCGCGGAATTCCAGAAGTCGTGGCCGCATATCCAGATCTCGGTATTCACGCTGGACAATCTGGGCGTCTTCGAGAATGTGGTGCAGGAGCGCGTGGACTTCGGGCTGGGACTGTCGCCCCTGCATCATCGCGACGGCCGGATGGTGGAGGGCCGCATGAGCGACCTGTGCGCCTCCGAACTGGTCTGCGTGGTGCACCCGGACAGCCCGCTGGCCACCCGCGAGTCCGTTACGCCGGCCGACCTGGCGCCTTATCCGCTGATTTCATTCGGCAAGACCCAGCCCCTGGGCGCATTGATCGAGGAAAGCTTCCAGCGCGCCGGCGTGGTGCGGCGTATTGCCCTGGAGGTGACGCTTACGTCGGTGGCTTGCTCGCTGGCGCGTTCGGGCGCGGGGGCCGCCATCATCGATCCTTTCCACCTCTGGGCGCCGCGGGACTACGGCGTGGTCACGCTGCGCTACCGGCCGCGCACCGAAGTGAAAGCCCAAATGCTGCTGCCCAACAATACGCCCCTGTCCCGTTCGGCGCGCCTGTTCGTGTCGGCCTTGCATCGTACCGTGCGCGAACGCGGATTCGCATGGGAAAGCGACGGATCCCCGGCCGGCACGGTCGGCGATCACAGTTGCTGA
- a CDS encoding mandelate racemase/muconate lactonizing enzyme family protein: MNIVSIASEVVSLPFDMGGPYQRFAGALWDRLDILLVRVETEDGLVGWGEAFGHAAIPSTRAALDTIVAPLVIGQDAGDITGLTRRVLHATHLLGRNGAYVYAWSGVEIALWDLLGKRCNQPVHRLLGAAPCAQLPAYASLLNYSDDTLVARNTAAAVQQGYRHVKLHEVTHSSVRAAQAAAGDEVAIMLDTNCAWDVPTAVRMADTLRGEGMYWLEEPVWPPEDTLGLARVRQRGIPIAAGENVAGPHGFRLLLEAGALDIAQPSVTKIGGIGEAMRVAALCQTHGVETVPHSPYFGPGFVATLHIAAALPNKPLIEVLWLDMEANPFDPWVRARNGHVAVPQGPGLGCDPDPAVLARYRVGNPHITRERHA, from the coding sequence ATGAACATCGTATCCATCGCGTCCGAAGTTGTATCGCTGCCTTTCGACATGGGTGGTCCGTACCAGCGTTTCGCGGGCGCCTTGTGGGATCGTCTCGACATCCTGCTGGTCCGTGTCGAAACCGAGGACGGCCTGGTCGGCTGGGGCGAGGCCTTTGGCCACGCCGCCATTCCGTCCACCCGCGCCGCCCTGGACACCATCGTCGCGCCACTGGTCATCGGCCAGGATGCCGGCGACATCACCGGCCTGACGCGCCGCGTGCTGCACGCCACCCACTTGCTGGGCCGCAACGGCGCCTATGTCTATGCCTGGTCCGGCGTGGAGATCGCACTGTGGGACCTGCTGGGCAAGCGTTGCAATCAACCCGTGCATCGACTGCTCGGCGCCGCGCCGTGCGCGCAATTGCCTGCCTACGCCAGCCTGCTGAATTACAGCGACGACACGCTGGTGGCACGCAACACGGCGGCCGCGGTGCAACAGGGTTATCGGCACGTCAAGCTGCACGAGGTCACGCATAGTTCCGTCCGCGCCGCGCAGGCGGCCGCCGGCGACGAGGTCGCCATCATGCTGGACACCAACTGCGCCTGGGATGTGCCCACCGCCGTACGCATGGCCGACACGCTGCGCGGAGAAGGCATGTATTGGCTGGAAGAACCGGTGTGGCCGCCGGAAGATACCCTGGGCCTGGCGCGCGTGCGCCAGCGCGGGATTCCCATCGCCGCCGGCGAGAACGTCGCGGGCCCGCATGGCTTTCGCCTGCTGCTCGAGGCCGGGGCACTGGATATCGCGCAGCCCAGCGTCACGAAGATCGGCGGCATCGGCGAAGCCATGCGCGTCGCGGCGCTGTGCCAAACGCACGGCGTCGAAACCGTGCCGCACTCGCCATACTTCGGGCCGGGCTTCGTCGCCACATTGCATATCGCGGCCGCCCTGCCGAACAAGCCGCTGATCGAGGTCCTGTGGCTGGACATGGAAGCCAACCCCTTCGACCCCTGGGTCCGTGCGCGCAATGGCCACGTGGCGGTGCCGCAAGGGCCCGGCCTGGGCTGCGACCCCGATCCGGCCGTGCTGGCACGCTACCGGGTCGGCAATCCGCACATCACGCGCGAGAGGCATGCATGA
- a CDS encoding acylphosphatase, with the protein MAHDPLIETVFVHVRGKVQGVGFRLATVRRAHMVGATGWVQNRQDGSVEALVQGTPDQVDQMLEWLGRGPPGAMVKEIDSRREFLDKRFSSFQQL; encoded by the coding sequence ATGGCTCACGACCCCTTGATCGAAACCGTCTTCGTCCACGTCCGCGGCAAAGTGCAAGGCGTTGGCTTTCGCCTGGCCACCGTCCGGCGCGCGCATATGGTGGGCGCGACCGGCTGGGTGCAGAACCGCCAGGACGGCTCCGTCGAGGCGCTGGTGCAGGGCACCCCCGACCAGGTAGACCAGATGCTGGAATGGCTGGGCCGCGGCCCGCCCGGCGCGATGGTGAAGGAAATCGATTCGCGCCGGGAATTCCTGGACAAACGGTTCAGCAGCTTTCAGCAACTGTGA
- a CDS encoding mandelate racemase/muconate lactonizing enzyme family protein yields MKIERLETRAIALPLERPIQSALGPIHSCGVVLVYAYTDNGIVGENLVFTLNDRRTGVLQHMVEELADLVVGRDAGHIAGFWARAWKDINFFGHKGVPVMGISAIDGALWDIAGKAADMPLYRLLGGARDRLPAYHSGGLWLDRDIDALAREAQDMVASGFKAVKMRLGMPDPRQDADRVRAVREAIGPDVRLMADANQGLNEAQAIRLGRMLEPHNLTWFEEPLPAWDLEGVARVAAALDTPIASGETEYTRYGFRSMLAQRSADVLMPDLQRVGGVSEFMRVGHMAESHDVPVSSHLFPETSIQVLGALANAIYLEYMPWFSSLYRERLEFVDGDAVVPERPGWGFSFDARRIAELHNARR; encoded by the coding sequence ATGAAGATAGAACGCCTGGAGACCCGCGCCATCGCGCTGCCGCTGGAGCGGCCGATCCAAAGCGCGCTGGGCCCCATACACAGCTGCGGCGTCGTGCTGGTATACGCCTACACCGACAACGGCATCGTCGGCGAGAACCTGGTCTTCACCTTGAACGACCGGCGCACCGGCGTCCTGCAGCACATGGTGGAGGAGCTCGCCGACCTGGTGGTGGGCCGCGACGCCGGGCACATCGCCGGCTTCTGGGCACGAGCCTGGAAGGACATCAATTTCTTCGGCCACAAGGGCGTGCCCGTCATGGGCATCTCGGCCATCGACGGAGCGCTGTGGGATATCGCCGGCAAGGCCGCCGACATGCCGCTGTACCGCTTGCTGGGCGGGGCGCGCGACCGCCTGCCCGCCTACCACAGCGGCGGGCTTTGGCTGGACCGCGATATCGATGCGCTGGCACGCGAGGCGCAGGACATGGTGGCCTCTGGGTTCAAGGCCGTGAAGATGCGGCTCGGCATGCCCGACCCCCGCCAGGATGCCGATCGGGTACGTGCCGTGCGCGAAGCGATCGGCCCCGACGTCCGCCTGATGGCCGATGCCAACCAGGGCTTGAACGAGGCACAGGCGATCCGGCTGGGCCGCATGCTGGAACCGCACAACCTGACCTGGTTCGAGGAACCGCTGCCCGCTTGGGACCTGGAAGGCGTGGCCCGCGTGGCCGCCGCGCTGGACACGCCCATCGCCAGCGGGGAAACCGAGTACACCCGCTACGGCTTTCGCAGCATGCTGGCGCAGCGCAGCGCGGACGTACTGATGCCCGACTTGCAGCGGGTCGGCGGCGTCAGCGAATTTATGCGTGTCGGCCATATGGCCGAAAGCCACGACGTTCCCGTATCGAGCCACCTGTTCCCCGAAACCAGCATCCAGGTGCTGGGCGCCCTGGCCAACGCCATCTACCTGGAATACATGCCCTGGTTCTCGTCGCTGTACCGCGAGCGGCTGGAATTCGTCGATGGCGACGCCGTCGTGCCCGAGCGGCCCGGATGGGGCTTCTCCTTCGACGCCCGGCGCATCGCCGAATTGCACAACGCCCGTCGCTGA
- a CDS encoding phytanoyl-CoA dioxygenase family protein, which yields MNQQYLLPEEITAEYKKQGYISLETICPAEEVAQIRRTLMQMFEKKVGYEEGAQYDFASRDDPNKPQTFPSLHDPSHYAPELLKTTYHRRALAIAKQLLGEDAALYGEHALLKPARVGPETPWHQDEAFRSPDFEYRELSIWLALQPVGEVNGCMQFIPGSNRYEVLKHRSPGNDKTLHPLECCDDFPRSQAVAVPLPAGGCTVHDMRTLHYTGPNTSDAPRLAYILIFNVPPTYKPGLRKFEWLEGRRTDSQVRKREWHRRGGIAVEVMRRLPRARLTNGRWMAWAAIRAVSKVWNRAR from the coding sequence GTGAACCAACAATATCTCCTTCCGGAAGAGATTACGGCTGAATACAAGAAGCAGGGGTACATTTCGCTGGAGACGATATGTCCGGCGGAAGAAGTGGCGCAGATACGCCGTACGCTCATGCAGATGTTCGAGAAGAAGGTCGGGTACGAAGAGGGCGCCCAGTACGACTTCGCCAGCCGGGACGATCCGAACAAGCCGCAGACCTTTCCCAGCCTGCACGACCCCTCGCACTACGCGCCGGAGCTGCTGAAGACCACTTACCATCGCCGCGCGCTGGCCATCGCCAAGCAACTGCTGGGTGAAGACGCAGCGCTGTACGGCGAGCACGCCTTGCTCAAGCCTGCGCGCGTCGGCCCCGAGACGCCCTGGCACCAGGACGAGGCGTTCCGCTCCCCCGATTTCGAATACCGCGAGCTGAGCATATGGCTGGCTTTGCAGCCGGTCGGCGAAGTGAACGGGTGCATGCAGTTCATTCCGGGTTCGAACCGCTACGAAGTGCTCAAGCATCGGTCCCCGGGCAATGACAAGACCCTGCACCCGCTGGAGTGCTGCGACGATTTTCCGCGCTCCCAGGCGGTGGCCGTGCCGCTGCCGGCGGGCGGCTGCACCGTACATGACATGCGCACGCTGCATTACACCGGGCCGAATACCTCCGACGCGCCGCGCCTGGCCTACATCCTGATTTTCAATGTACCGCCGACCTACAAGCCGGGCCTGCGCAAGTTCGAATGGCTGGAGGGGCGCCGCACGGACAGCCAGGTGCGCAAGCGGGAATGGCACCGGCGCGGCGGCATCGCCGTCGAAGTGATGCGGCGCCTGCCCCGTGCGCGGCTTACCAACGGTAGATGGATGGCCTGGGCGGCGATCCGGGCGGTAAGCAAGGTCTGGAATCGGGCGCGCTGA
- a CDS encoding zf-TFIIB domain-containing protein has translation MRCPVCKETDLVMSARQNIEIDYCPQCRGVWLDRGELDKLIERSVQETGAAQAAAPVAAAAPPPQGRPYRDDDHHGRYHGGHDRGYRKKSFWHEIFD, from the coding sequence ATGAGATGCCCCGTTTGCAAAGAGACCGACCTCGTCATGTCGGCTCGCCAGAACATCGAGATCGATTACTGCCCCCAGTGCCGCGGCGTCTGGCTGGACCGCGGCGAACTGGACAAGCTGATCGAGCGCAGTGTCCAGGAAACCGGGGCCGCGCAGGCGGCTGCGCCGGTTGCGGCCGCCGCCCCGCCACCCCAGGGACGCCCCTATCGGGACGACGATCATCATGGCCGTTATCACGGGGGCCATGACCGGGGATACCGCAAGAAATCCTTCTGGCACGAGATCTTCGACTGA